The genomic segment TAGTCGTCATAGACCACCGCCGCCTGCGTTTCCCTTCCCATTCTACAATGTCAAAGATCACCGCACGAGCCAGCCTTACCGGCCCGGGGAACAACTCAATCTCAGTTGTTTGAGAGAGCGGCGCTTATACCGCTTCAGATTTACAAGTCAAGGCCGCTTTTCAACTTTCTTAACCCGCCCGCCCCGTCCGGCCGAAGCCCTCAGAAGCAGAAGAGCGGCGCTTATAACCGCTCCGTTTTTACCGTCAAGTCCTTATTTTAAAAAGTTTTTCAACCCATCAAAATTCAAACTTAACACCCCGTTAACGCCACTTTCAAGAAAGCGTCATCTCCGGGCGAAGGCTGCTGAAATAGTCACTCAACATCCCTCTGTCAATCCAGGAATTGAAATTAAATTCCCCAGATCAACCCCAACCACTCAAGCCGCAACCAACTGAATTAAAAGAACTTTCGGTCTTCAAATCCGCGTTCGCCACTCTCTCCGTTGCCGGGAGGGCGCTATCTACAGTTACCACCAAACAGAGTCAACGCACAGGCTCAGCCTGTCCACAACTTCCGTGAAAATTACGGCAATTGCGCAACTTCACCCCAAAAACGCACCACTTCGCGCACGGTGTCGGCATAGCGTCCGCCATCAAAGGGCTTTACCACATAGCAACTGGCTTGCCGCTCATAGCAGTCGTTGATGTCGGCGTGCGATTCCGACGAGGTGAACATAACCACAGGGATGGTCTTGAAGTCAGCCTCGGCTTTGACGTGAGTCAGGAAGGCCTTGCCGTCCATGCGCGGCATATTGATGTCGAGCAGGATCAGGTCCGGCCGGGCGCCCTCTTCGAAGCGCCCTTCGCGGCGCAGGAACTCCAGCGCCTGCTGCCCATTGCCGGCCACAGAGACACGGCACGGCGGCGCCGAGCTTTTCAGCGCGCGACGCGTCATTTCCACATCGCCTTCATTATCCTCGATCAGCAGAACTTCGAGCGTCATGGCGCCTCCGGCTCTCTCTGGTTATAGCTCTGCCCGTTCCGGCAGCGTGAAGGAGAAGGTCGT from the Asticcacaulis sp. AND118 genome contains:
- a CDS encoding response regulator: MTLEVLLIEDNEGDVEMTRRALKSSAPPCRVSVAGNGQQALEFLRREGRFEEGARPDLILLDINMPRMDGKAFLTHVKAEADFKTIPVVMFTSSESHADINDCYERQASCYVVKPFDGGRYADTVREVVRFWGEVAQLP